A genomic region of Cyprinus carpio isolate SPL01 chromosome B11, ASM1834038v1, whole genome shotgun sequence contains the following coding sequences:
- the LOC109071749 gene encoding uncharacterized protein LOC109071749, which produces MATSEQSFVSATEHQCSASAQREEETHVKAPLTTMYVHSIPAPGLQPYPQAKPGALQDATVVPLFLQRMHSNSTLPSLTLHIASGAVLQQQRLVAPATLGRLKSVGKHICPQCGKDCLKPSVLEKHLRCHTGERPYPCTTCGISFKTQSNLYKHKRTQAHARLSSESDKGTFSSQESTESLKDNCTSPSCEMNGGDSADMKRSKEVLCVVTIPSQVNSIETKTMSVEWALHNAAMVGLSTTPALQDNVNSLRKTVELSDGVKNNPAVQETSALSEDGCTQLTPNRMPLQRQEALFSKPWDSPMSRGKSQSHDSTDSGFSDSSEHHSFSSPGASLHYPSMESLTETTMERQEPGISQTHSDMAPNSKCKVSIQEKQKLEERISKLIYENSVLVDNKQLETVRPRKTILSKQGSIDLPVPYTYKDSFHFEIKSSKHNSSSQNQDRGGGAIHSSVPTQHSTGLEHAPLTRSSSLPFPMDGKPTDGAMNLNLSRRCSAGHVYPLRSSDQQALCHRSLVRQVAVDCLPNAEGSPLERSSISSLSSDGDSTDVGTEPTIKGNYRKKARKFDYTKWHTYKGGTFTKLYNTEKDCTLKAKKTTLNSDQSLGIQISQQKDNGSVSLSFTSCSVVTLQNDFKVSYTSFENNKGGDMERDEIITQHTDIHIPSERKKQRTGNDVQMLSISDRRTGEANGNLRGLFSQLPLSTCATYGSITVPAQKVNMQNLHPQGSFIHHLSNPSQFLGNTLSPAFCFINVSGTSGTPSGSISSPTVPEAKTSFPPKYQLKIPCSTDGVSASCSGSALEHSTCLNVPDLRQSRQTTVQCHLENSVLPSKQCQGVSIITTFDQSKQDVLCATTSMPILSLSCSELNQTNTLSKFLTQVQSATPTSISFVSPPVQHQISLLQSNCATHVVENPSTGFVSSTSENTQPVTSLNTSTVSYCSESGIQTCSSVTTTPTVQNHPVSPVNESGKPLGLTGDTKSKVYEDTLKSTASKMATDDFQGPQSEGNMIHLNGSAKAQNTFYVRTADLQIVMQLISDEQLALIEPHIETTTSSTLTNQTTLSQEVYSNDVTHVCMAQEMVNNAEVSKKNGSSCESASPINKAEIVCSLNSQNDKNFTNGIPRCVSSWSRPQTKVHISASVGYKKNSAGQMYEPQKIPENSQERKSAGFEVTTETRHKLVAGDKLSEPHLVDSNYFRRRNDKEPQNCSVNNQDSDNSSEDQTFIETSRDKELFCLMEPLELNHTKTITNTKPVEPNETGRLMPVSLSGNYDFRNSTAESHHMQKELNSTMQPSHKNTHWAALGCMSAFALGPGDFGNDTYSEVKQSCPMLNRTSNVHSILQDSTRCGDVHTHHDNLEIFTGPVEDGTLKSLRFQRDHRKQSNESIPKDPESVGAEGESASTEVADKNNTYQVFKDNGKRDQRKEDATSCEEHQTFAQAQQHVSREVSLNISEPLQHEKIGVLNNPEASVCTNNVSQTFQHQGQGECSNTGKDSMGEYLGNSPSQETSQKETSSPKYYNPTCRPLLVHPLKVNTMQNEFQKETQSRGPMSYWIYSKDNQVQTSKHKMSGTIVSASILQNNGGASKAKIINASIASSCNAGPSSCNASHQMSSQKLHTHQICPPAIHSNPAYLGISSYLEHEDSNSSSDDEQKLVIELE; this is translated from the exons ATGGCAACTAGCGAGCAGAGCTTTGTGAGTGCTACCGAGCATCAGTGTTCAGCGTCTgcacagagagaggaagagacgCATGTTAAGGCCCCTCTCACGACTATGTATGTCCACAGCATTCCTGCCCCTGGCCTGCAGCCATATCCTCAGGCCAAACCTGGAGCCTTGCAGGATGCAACGGTTGTACCACTGTTCCTTCAAAGGATGCATAGCAACTCGACTCTACCCTCTCTGACACTGCATATTGCCAGCGGGGCTGTTTTGCAACAACAAAGGCTAGTGGCTCCAGCAACCTTGGGCAGACTTAAGTCTGTTGGGAAGCATATTTGCCCACAGTGCGGTAAGGACTGTCTGAAGCCCAGCGTGCTTGAGAAACATCTTCGTTGCCACACAGGAGAGCGACCATATCCCTGCACTACCTGTGGCATTTCCTTCAAGACGCAGAGTAACCTTTATAAACACAAGCGCACCCAGGCTCATGCCCGCCTTTCCAGCGAATCTGACAAAGGCACCTTCAGCAGCCAGGAGAGCACGGAGAGTTTAAAGGACAACTGTACTAGTCCATCCTGTGAGATGAATGGTGGGGATTCAGCAGACATGAAGAGAAGCAAAGAAGTTCTTTGTGTAGTGACAATACCGAGTCAGGTAAACTCTATAGAGACTAAGACAATGTCTGTAGAATGGGCACTGCACAATGCTGCTATGGTTGGATTAAGCACAACACCAGCACTTCAAGACAACGTAAATTCTTTGAGAAAAACTGTGGAATTATCAGATGGTGTGAAAAATAATCCTGCTGTCCAGGAGACAAGTGCACTGAGTGAGGATGGATGTACACAGCTGACTCCAAATCGTATGCCTCTTCAGAGGCAGGAAGCTTTATTTTCCAAACCGTGGGATTCCCCCATGTCCCGAGGAAAATCTCAAAGCCACGACAGTACAGACTCTGGCTTCAGTGATAGCAGTGAGCATCATTCATTCAGCAGTCCTGGAGCAAGTTTGCATTATCCCAGTATGGAATCATTGACAGAAACCACTATGGAACGGCAGGAACCAGGCATCTCCCAGACACACTCAGATATGGCCCCTAACTCCAAATGCAAGGTGTCTATTCAGGAGAAGCAGAAGCTGGAAGAACGGATTTCAAAGCTTATATATGAGAATAGTGTGTTGGTGGATAATAAACAATTGGAAACTGTGCGGCCAAGAAAGACAATATTGTCAAAACAAGGAAGCATCGATCTTCCTGTGCCATACACTTATAAAGACTCCTTCCATTTTGAGATAAAGAGCAGCAAGCATAACTCAAGCTCACAAAATCAAGACAGAGGAGGTGGGGCAATTCACAGCTCTGTGCCTACACAGCACTCCACTGGCTTGGAGCATGCACCATTAACACGAAGCAGTTCTTTACCCTTCCCTATGGATGGCAAACCTACTGATGGAGCAATGAATTTGAATCTTAGCAGACGGTGCAGTGCAGGGCATGTTTACCCATTAAGGTCATCAGACCAACAAGCACTATGTCATCGCTCACTAGTTAGGCAGGTAGCGGTAGATTGTCTGCCTAATGCAGAGGGATCTCCACTTGAAAGAAGTAGTATTAGCAGTCTAAGCTCGGATGGAGACAGCACTGATGTTGGAACAGAGCCAACTATAAAAGGAAACTACAGGAAGAAAGCCCGAAAATTTGACTACACAAAATGGCACACTTACAAAGGTGGGACATTTACGAAACTCTACAATACTGAGAAAGACTGTACACTGAAGGCGAAAAAGACTACACTGAATTCTGACCAAAGCCTGGGAATTCAAATTAGCCAACAGAAGGACAATGGATCCGTGTCTCTGAGCTTTACTTCTTGTTCTGTTGTGACCTTACAAAATGACTTTAAGGTGTCATATACCAGCTTTGAAAATAATAAGGGGGGAGACATGGAAAGGGATGAAATAATAACACAACACACTGACATTCATATCCCATCAGAGAGGAAGAAACAGCGCACTGGGAATGATGTGCAAATGCTCAGTATTTCAGATCGTAGAACTGGAGAGGCAAATGGAAATCTGCGTGGTTTATTTAGTCAGTTACCTCTGTCAACTTGTGCAACGTACGGTTCCATCACAGTTCCGGCACAAAAGGTCAACATGCAAAATCTCCACCCGCAAGGTAGCTTTATACATCACTTGTCAAATCCAAGTCAGTTCCTTGGTAATACTCTTAGCcctgctttttgttttatcaatGTGAGTGGGACATCTGGCACACCGTCTGGTTCTATCAGCAGCCCTACTGTCCCTGAAGCCAAGACCAGCTTTCCTCCTAAATATCAGCTGAAGATTCCGTGTTCCACAGATGGAGTGTCGGCTTCTTGCTCTGGCTCCGCTTTGGAACATAGCACTTGCTTAAATGTTCCGGATCTCAGGCAAAGTCGACAAACTACAGTGCAGTGTCATCTTGAGAACAGTGTCCTACCCTCAAAGCAGTGTCAGGGTGTTTCAATAATCACGACCTTTGACCAGAGTAAACAAGATGTATTGTGTGCAACAACTTCAATGCCTATTTTATCGCTTTCCTGTTCAGAGCTAAATCAAACAAATACTTTATCCAAATTCCTGACACAGGTTCAGTCTGCCACACCTACATCAATTTCATTTGTTTCTCCACCAGTGCAGCATCAAATATCTTTGTTGCAGAGCAACTGTGCAACACATGTGGTAGAAAACCCGTCAACAGGTTTTGTATCATCAACCTCAGAGAACACTCAGCCTGTTACATCACTGAACACGTCAACAGTGAGTTATTGTTCAGAATCTGGTATACAAACCTGTTCTTCAGTAACTACAACACCTACAGTACAAAACCATCCTGTCTCCCCTGTGAATGAATCAGGAAAACCTCTTGGTCTTACAGGGGACACCAAATCCAAAGTATATGAGGATACTCTGAAAAGCACGGCCTCTAAAATGGCCACTGATGACTTTCAAGGGCCTCAGTCTGAAGGAAACATGATACATCTAAATGGGTCAGCAAAGgctcaaaacacattttatgtacGAACGGCAGACCTCCAGATAGTCATGCAGCTCATTTCTGATGAACAGCTAGCGCTGATAGAGCCTCATATTGAAACAACAACTTCAAGCACTTTAACAAACCAGACAACACTTTCACAGGAGGTGTATAGCAATGATGTGACTCATGTGTGCATGGCACAGGAAATGGTAAATAATGCTGAGGTGAGCAAAAAGAACGGTTCCAGTTGTGAATCTGCCAGTCCAATAAACAAAGCAGAAATTGTTTGTAGTTTAAACtctcaaaatgataaaaattttacAAATGGAATCCCTCGATGTGTTTCATCTTGGTCACGTCCACAGACAAAGGTTCATATCTCAGCCTCAGtgggttacaaaaaaaattcagctgGACAAATGTATGAACCACAGAAGATACCTGAGAATTCACAGGAGAGAAAATCTGCTGGGTTTGAAGTTACCACAGAGACACGCCACAAACTAGTGGCTGGAGACAAACTAAGTGAACCTCATTTAGTGGACAGTAACTACTTTAGACGAAGAAATGACAAAGAGCCCCAAAACTGTTCTGTCAATAACCAAGATTCTGACAACTCCTCTGAGGACCAAACATTCATAGAGACATCCAGAGATAAAGAGCTGTTCTGTTTAATGGAGCCATTGGAGCTGAATCACACTAAAACTATAACGAATACTAAGCCAGTAGAGCCAAATGAAACAGGCCGCCTCATGCCAGTCTCATTATCAGGAAACTATGACTTTAGAAACTCTACTGCAGAATCACATCATATGCAAAAAGAGCTAAACTCCACAATGCAACCCAGTCACAAGAATACACACTGGGCTGCACTGGGCTGCATGTCTGCCTTTGCTCTAGGCCCAGGTGACTTTGGGAATGACACCTATAGTGAAGTGAAGCAATCCTGTCCGATGCTGAACAGGACATCTAACGTTCATAGCATTCTTCAAGACAGTACCAGATGTGGAGATGTCCACACACACCATGACAATCTGGAAATATTCACAG GACCTGTGGAGGATGGTACCCTCAAAAGCTTGCGGTTTCAGAGGGACCATAGGAAACAGAGCAATGAATCAATCCCCAAAGATCCTGAGAGTGTAGGTGCAGAGGGGGAAAGTGCCAGCACAGAGGTGGCTGACAAGAACAACACATACCAAGTTTTCAAAGACAATGGCAAAAGGGACCAAAGAAAG GAAGATGCAACTTCTTGTGAGGAGCATCAGACATTTGCTCAAGCTCAACAACATGTCTCTCGGGAAGTGTCCCTCAACATTTCAGAACCACTTCAGCATGAAAAAATTGGAGTGTTAAACAATCCAGAAGCATCTGTTTGCACAAACAATGTTTCACAAACTTTTCAACATCAAGGTCAAGGGGAATGTAGCAACACCGGAAAAGACAGCATGGGTGAATATTTGGGGAACAGTCCTTCTCAAGAGACAAGCCAAAAGGAGACATCTTCACCAAAATATTATAATCCAACATGCAGACCTCTTTTGGTACATCCACTCAAAGTGAATACAATGCAAAATGAATTCCAAAAGGAGACACAGTCAAGGGGTCCTATGAGCTACTGGATTTATTCAAAAGACAATCAAGTACAGACATCAAAGCACAAAATGAGTGGCACAATTGTATCAGCCAGCATTTTGCAAAATAACGGTGGTGCTTCAAAGGCTAAGATCATTAATGCAAGTATTGCTTCATCATGCAATGCTGGGCCCAGTTCTTGCAATGCATCACATCAAATGTCTAGTCAAAAACTACACACTCATCAAATATGTCCCCCAGCCATACATAGCAACCCAGCATATTTAGGCATCAGTAGTTACCTGGAACATGAGGACAGTAACAGCAGCAGTGATGATGAGCAAAAACTAGTCATTGAACTTGAGTAA